The Candidatus Omnitrophota bacterium genome contains the following window.
GTGGCAACAAGCACTCTGTATTTGCCTGTCTTAAAGCCCGACAATGCCTCTTTCCTCTGGCCGAGGCTCTTGTCTGAATGTATTTCAGAGGCAGTATAGCCCATTGTCTTTATATACCTTGTAATCTTTTTAGCCCCTATCTTTGTTCTTGAAAAAATAAGCACAGCCCCTTTATACTGCGCCAGCAGTTTTGCCAAAAGCCGGTTTTTGGCGTCTTTTTTAACGATAAAAAGCTCCTGTGTCACATGCTCCGCCGTTGTCCCGGAAGGGGCCACTTCAATGTGAACAGGCAGTCTCATGTGAGACGACGCTATCTGCAGTATCTCCTTTGGGATAGTGGCCGAAAAAAGCATGGTCTGTCTTTTTTTAGGCATAACGCGCAGTATCCGTTCTATATCGGGTAAAAATCCCATATCCAGCATGCGGTCCGCCTCATCCAAGACGAGGATACCCACATCATAAAGAGGCGCCGTCCGCCTGTTGATATGATCAACCAGCCTGCCCGGCGTGGCTATTATAATGCGCGGGTCCCTTCTAAGCTCATTTAACTGCGCCTGTATCGGAGCGCCTCCTATAATAACGCTCGTCTTTATTCCCAAAGAGGCTCCTATTTTGCGAAATTCAGCGTCAACCTGCAGGGCAAGCTCTCTTGTGGGGACGAGAACGAGGCATCGGCTTCTTTTTTGCAAAAGCCTTTGTATGACCGGTATGGCAAAGGCAAGCGTCTTGCCCGTGCCTGTTTGGGCGACTCCTATAAGATCTTTTTCCTCAATGGCGATAGGTATGGCTTTATATTGAATAGGCGTGGGCGTGGTAAACCGCATACGGTACAGCGTCTCAAGTATCTTGGGCACTATGCCCAACCCGTTAAATAAATATCCCTGCTGATTATGCATAATTTTCCTTTAGGCCGCGTCTTAAAGCGGACTTTGTTTTTTCCCTTGATATAATATGTTTTAACAAAAAT
Protein-coding sequences here:
- a CDS encoding DEAD/DEAH box helicase, whose amino-acid sequence is MHNQQGYLFNGLGIVPKILETLYRMRFTTPTPIQYKAIPIAIEEKDLIGVAQTGTGKTLAFAIPVIQRLLQKRSRCLVLVPTRELALQVDAEFRKIGASLGIKTSVIIGGAPIQAQLNELRRDPRIIIATPGRLVDHINRRTAPLYDVGILVLDEADRMLDMGFLPDIERILRVMPKKRQTMLFSATIPKEILQIASSHMRLPVHIEVAPSGTTAEHVTQELFIVKKDAKNRLLAKLLAQYKGAVLIFSRTKIGAKKITRYIKTMGYTASEIHSDKSLGQRKEALSGFKTGKYRVLVATDIAARGIDVMGIELVINYDIPDDAENYVHRIGRTGRAGHEGHAISFATPEQSSAVRSIEKIIKTTLPVSGHPDFPKEVFINAGPASKPAGFSHKPAPKYFNKKKPRRFYDGRFAKKRNFHAPGKEQRA